Proteins encoded in a region of the Stieleria neptunia genome:
- a CDS encoding P-II family nitrogen regulator produces MKIVSAIINPLKLDAVRDALAEIGAKGATATEVKGYGHQRGHTEMYRGAVVDVKFNPKVKLEVAIEDALVDPVIEAICKVAKTGHIGAGKIFVTPLERVVRIRTDETGEAAL; encoded by the coding sequence ATGAAAATTGTTAGTGCAATCATCAACCCCTTGAAACTGGACGCGGTGAGGGACGCCCTGGCCGAAATCGGCGCCAAAGGAGCGACGGCGACCGAGGTGAAGGGCTACGGACACCAACGAGGGCATACGGAAATGTATCGGGGGGCGGTCGTGGACGTGAAATTTAACCCGAAGGTCAAGCTGGAAGTCGCGATCGAAGACGCCTTGGTCGACCCGGTCATCGAGGCGATTTGCAAGGTCGCGAAGACGGGACACATCGGCGCCGGAAAAATTTTCGTCACGCCCCTCGAACGCGTCGTGCGAATCCGCACCGACGAAACCGGTGAAGCCGCCCTGTAA
- a CDS encoding NAD-dependent deacylase produces the protein MKVLVLTGAGISAESGIPVFRGADGLWEGHRFEDVATPQAFDRNPDLVHQFYNARRRKLLDESIQPNAAHVALAGFEKQHDDAFLLVTQNIDDLHQRAGSRNVLPMHGELLKARCMLTGELFDWRGDLSVRTPHPTEPDLVGTLRPHVVWFGEMPIGLDRIADFAADCDLFLAIGTSAVVYPAAGIVASTPRHCRRVEINLDDTPQSDQFDLTIRGKASIEVPKFLDSLKTSSIG, from the coding sequence ATGAAAGTGCTCGTGCTGACCGGCGCCGGGATCTCCGCCGAATCCGGGATCCCGGTTTTCCGCGGCGCAGACGGATTGTGGGAAGGGCATCGGTTCGAGGACGTCGCCACACCGCAGGCGTTCGACCGCAACCCCGATCTGGTGCATCAGTTCTACAACGCTCGACGCCGCAAGCTGCTCGATGAATCGATTCAGCCCAACGCGGCACACGTCGCGTTGGCAGGATTTGAAAAGCAGCACGACGATGCGTTTTTGCTGGTGACCCAAAACATCGATGACCTGCATCAGCGTGCCGGCAGCCGGAACGTCTTGCCCATGCACGGCGAATTGCTCAAAGCACGTTGCATGTTGACAGGCGAACTGTTTGATTGGCGCGGCGATCTGAGTGTCCGAACGCCGCACCCGACCGAACCCGATTTGGTCGGCACGCTGCGACCCCACGTCGTCTGGTTCGGTGAAATGCCGATCGGTCTGGATCGCATCGCCGACTTTGCCGCGGACTGCGATTTATTCTTGGCCATCGGCACGTCGGCCGTCGTTTATCCGGCCGCGGGCATCGTCGCAAGCACGCCCCGGCATTGTCGCCGCGTGGAAATCAACCTGGACGACACGCCCCAAAGCGACCAATTTGATTTGACCATTCGGGGCAAGGCGTCGATCGAAGTGCCGAAGTTTCTCGACTCGTTGAAAACATCCTCGATCGGCTGA
- a CDS encoding Gfo/Idh/MocA family protein, translating into MVQTPASSETSRRQFIQRSGAAAVGATMFGQSIPAVHAGENNTIRLALIGCGGRGNGAVVNALNTSNQGPIELYAVADLEASKIDNSLKPLARKFPDRINVSKDRQFLGFQAYKAAIDVLRPGDVALCTTRAYIRPVHVEYAVQKGINVFMEKPFSPDPVGLRRMLKAGELAEQNGVKIAAGLQCRHSPARAALIDKIASGAMGELSYIRANRLTGRRWLGDQRDKSNLFGEQLKFGKAQLMWVGSGHMVDNLIHQIDECCWLMDDWPVSCHGMGGREVNSEDRGQNNDLYSMEYTFPNGKKAFCGFRRAKNGDNDFATYVHCSKKAGQFSGNVHKATVHMFKDHRIAKDNIEWTPTPDAENPWDYEWIDFIQSIRNDRPHNEAKRAVYADFASLMGRAAAHLNRTVTWDEVTQSNFQFCDYLDDLTEESEPPVKADENGFFPAPEAGEWVEL; encoded by the coding sequence ATGGTCCAAACCCCAGCTTCCTCCGAAACGTCCCGTCGCCAATTCATCCAACGATCCGGTGCCGCGGCGGTCGGCGCGACGATGTTCGGGCAATCCATTCCGGCGGTCCACGCGGGTGAAAACAACACGATCCGGTTGGCACTGATCGGTTGCGGCGGACGCGGCAATGGCGCCGTCGTCAACGCGCTCAACACCAGCAATCAAGGCCCGATCGAACTGTATGCCGTCGCAGATTTGGAAGCGAGCAAGATCGATAACTCGCTCAAACCGCTGGCGAGAAAGTTCCCCGACCGGATCAATGTCTCCAAAGACCGACAGTTCCTCGGATTCCAGGCCTACAAGGCTGCGATCGACGTGCTGCGCCCCGGCGACGTCGCGCTCTGCACCACGCGCGCCTACATCCGTCCGGTGCACGTCGAATATGCCGTCCAAAAGGGCATCAACGTGTTCATGGAAAAACCGTTCTCGCCGGATCCGGTGGGGCTGCGGCGGATGCTCAAAGCCGGCGAACTGGCCGAGCAGAACGGCGTCAAGATCGCGGCCGGTCTGCAATGCCGACACTCACCGGCACGGGCCGCGTTGATCGACAAGATCGCCAGCGGCGCGATGGGCGAACTGTCCTACATCCGGGCCAATCGATTGACCGGCAGACGCTGGCTGGGCGACCAACGCGACAAGTCAAACCTGTTCGGCGAACAGCTCAAATTCGGCAAGGCCCAACTGATGTGGGTCGGATCCGGGCACATGGTCGATAACTTGATTCACCAGATCGATGAATGCTGTTGGTTGATGGACGATTGGCCCGTCAGCTGTCACGGCATGGGCGGTCGCGAAGTCAACAGTGAAGATCGTGGCCAGAACAACGACCTCTATTCGATGGAGTACACGTTCCCCAATGGCAAGAAAGCGTTTTGCGGCTTCCGTCGCGCCAAGAACGGCGACAACGACTTTGCCACCTACGTTCATTGCAGCAAGAAAGCGGGACAGTTCTCCGGCAACGTTCACAAGGCGACCGTCCACATGTTCAAGGACCATCGGATCGCCAAAGACAACATCGAGTGGACGCCCACTCCCGATGCCGAAAACCCCTGGGACTACGAATGGATCGACTTCATTCAAAGCATCCGTAACGACCGGCCGCACAACGAAGCCAAACGCGCGGTGTACGCCGACTTTGCCTCGCTGATGGGCCGCGCTGCGGCGCACTTGAATCGCACCGTGACGTGGGACGAAGTCACCCAGTCAAACTTCCAATTCTGTGACTACCTGGATGATTTGACCGAAGAGAGCGAACCGCCGGTGAAAGCCGACGAGAACGGTTTCTTCCCGGCGCCCGAAGCCGGCGAGTGGGTCGAACTGTAA
- a CDS encoding solute:sodium symporter family transporter: MYLVTLLSFLFFTGLVGLCTWWITRKDDHGSSTGYFLGGRSLTFPLIAGSLLLTNLSTEQMVGLNGAAFTDGLCVMVWEVVCVVALVFMAWFFLPRFLRSGVATVPQYLEIRFDHQTQVITNLIFLLAYVGILLPIILYTGATGMVGILDVPSMLGSLPESVGMDPGTMALWLIVWAVGLIGSVYALFGGLRTVAVSDTINGVGLLVGGFMITAFALAQLGGEGGISEGASLLVEQQRDRFNSVGGDDSSVPFGTIFSGIFLLNLFYWTTNQQIIQRTFGASSLAEGQKGVLLTGALKLLGPLYLVIPGMLAYSLFAGDDIKADQAYGMLVNKVLPAPLTGFFAAAMIGAILSSFNSALNSSCTLFSLGLFKNVIKKDASEQAVVRSGKIFGWIVAVVAMSIAPLLANTTSIFGYLQKMNGMYFIPIFAVVLIGMLTKRVPPLAAKVGLIAGFTVIAVGYFVHPFDKIVSSLHEYHFLGIVFAWLLILMLVIGEIKPRETEFVQEDVGAVDMTAWRFAKPVGLLLIAIVFAVYSTMADFSILVQ, from the coding sequence GTGTATTTGGTCACCCTTCTCTCGTTCCTTTTTTTCACGGGGCTCGTGGGCCTGTGTACCTGGTGGATCACTCGCAAAGACGACCACGGCAGCAGCACCGGCTACTTTTTGGGCGGGCGTTCGCTGACATTTCCGCTGATCGCAGGCTCTCTGCTGCTGACGAACCTCTCGACCGAACAAATGGTCGGGCTCAACGGAGCGGCCTTCACCGACGGACTGTGTGTGATGGTCTGGGAGGTGGTCTGTGTGGTGGCGCTGGTGTTCATGGCTTGGTTCTTTTTGCCGCGGTTTTTGCGAAGCGGCGTGGCCACCGTTCCGCAATACCTGGAGATCCGCTTTGACCATCAAACCCAGGTGATCACCAACCTGATTTTTCTGTTGGCCTACGTCGGCATCTTGTTGCCGATCATTCTGTACACGGGCGCGACAGGGATGGTCGGCATTCTGGATGTGCCTTCGATGTTGGGCAGTTTGCCCGAGAGCGTGGGGATGGACCCCGGCACCATGGCGCTGTGGTTGATCGTCTGGGCGGTGGGTCTGATCGGTTCGGTGTACGCGTTGTTTGGTGGGCTGCGCACCGTCGCGGTTTCCGACACGATCAACGGCGTCGGTCTGCTGGTCGGCGGCTTCATGATCACCGCCTTCGCACTGGCGCAGCTCGGCGGCGAGGGGGGGATTTCCGAAGGCGCGAGCTTGTTGGTGGAACAACAACGCGATCGATTCAACTCGGTCGGCGGCGACGACAGTTCGGTACCGTTCGGCACGATTTTTAGCGGCATCTTTTTGCTGAACTTGTTCTACTGGACCACCAACCAGCAAATCATCCAGCGGACCTTCGGCGCCAGCAGCTTGGCCGAAGGTCAAAAAGGGGTCTTGTTGACCGGCGCGTTGAAGTTACTGGGGCCGCTCTACTTGGTCATCCCCGGCATGTTGGCGTACAGCTTGTTCGCCGGCGATGACATCAAGGCCGACCAGGCGTATGGCATGTTGGTCAACAAGGTGCTTCCCGCCCCGCTGACGGGCTTCTTTGCCGCCGCGATGATCGGAGCGATTTTGTCCAGCTTTAACTCGGCGCTGAACAGTTCCTGCACGCTGTTCAGCCTGGGGCTGTTTAAGAACGTGATCAAGAAAGACGCCAGTGAGCAGGCGGTCGTCCGTTCGGGAAAGATCTTCGGATGGATCGTCGCGGTGGTCGCCATGTCGATCGCACCGCTGCTGGCCAACACCACCAGCATCTTCGGCTACCTGCAGAAGATGAACGGCATGTATTTCATTCCCATTTTTGCGGTGGTGCTGATCGGCATGCTCACCAAGCGGGTTCCCCCGTTGGCGGCCAAGGTCGGTTTGATCGCCGGGTTTACGGTGATTGCCGTCGGCTACTTTGTGCACCCCTTCGACAAAATCGTTTCGTCCTTGCACGAGTACCATTTCCTGGGAATCGTCTTCGCCTGGTTGCTGATTCTGATGCTGGTGATCGGCGAGATCAAACCGCGCGAGACGGAATTTGTGCAGGAGGATGTCGGCGCGGTGGACATGACGGCGTGGCGATTTGCCAAACCGGTCGGTTTGCTGCTGATCGCGATCGTGTTTGCCGTTTACTCCACGATGGCGGATTTCTCGATCCTCGTGCAGTGA